One genomic window of Serinus canaria isolate serCan28SL12 chromosome 4, serCan2020, whole genome shotgun sequence includes the following:
- the YTHDC1 gene encoding YTH domain-containing protein 1 isoform X3, producing MATDGREEKDGELNVLDDILTDAPDQDDELYNPDSEQDKSEKKGSKRKTDRMENAESKRQKPSVHSSRQMMPKPPSSSVSNNKRIVSTKGKLVSEYKTEEYQRSDRNKRPDGDRKMRMSSSSREPYKGQPEKSYMRKRDIDRRAKSSTPDGSERIRHDVDRRPSRSSHSSKEEVNSEEYCSDHETGSSGSSEQGNTENEEEGMEEEEDDEGEEDEEVEEDGEEDEEEYEQDERDQKEGNDYDTRSEASDSDSESASFTDGSVRSGSGSDASDEKKKERKRARGISPIVFDRSGSSASESYADQTSKLKYILQDARFFLIKSNNHENVSLAKAKGVWSTLPVNEKKLNAAFRSARSVILIFSVRESGKFQGFARLSSESHHGGSPIHWVLPAGMNAKMLGGVFKIDWICRRELPFTKSAHLTNPWNEHKPVKIGRDGQEIEPECGTQLCLLFPPDESIDLYQVIHKMRHKRRMHSQPRSRGRPSRRDPVRDVGRRRPEDYDIHNSRKKPRIDYPPEFHQRPGYIKDPRYPEVDRRFSGVRRDVFLNGSYNDYVREFHNMGPPPPWQGMPPYPGMEQPPHHPYYQHHAPPPQAHPPYSGHHPVPHEARYRDKRVHDYDMRVDDFLRRTQAVVSGRRSRPRERDRERERDRPRDNRRDRERDRGRDRERERERICDRDRDRGERVSYGSMGECCYQVCKY from the exons aTGGTGAACTGAATGTTCTGGATGACATTTTGACTGATGCTCCTGACCAGGATGATGAGTTGTATAACCCCGACAGTGAGCAAGacaaaagtgagaaaaagg gatcaaaaagaaaaactgacaggatggaaaatgctgaaagcaAGAGGCAAAAACCTTCTGTGCATTCCTCAAGGCAGATGATGCCAAAGCCTCCCAGTTCATCAGTTAGCAATAACAAGAGAATAGTGAGTACGAAAGGAAAGCTGGTGTCAGAGTACAAGACTGAGGAGTACCAGAGATCTGACAGAAACAAGCGCCCAGATGGTGATCGGAAGATGCGAATGTCAAGCAGTTCCAGGGAACCTTATAAAGGACAACCAGAAAAATCTTACATGAGGAAGAGGGATATTGACAGAAGGGCAAAGTCTTCTACACCGGACGGTTCAGAG AGAATCAGGCATGATGTGGATAGAAGACCAAGCAGATCTAGCCATTCTTCTAAAGAAGAGGTGAACTCTGAGGAATATTGTTCAGATCACGAGACTGGCAGTAGTGGTTCCTCTGAACAAGGCAACACAGAGaatgaggaggaaggaatggaagaagaggaagatgatgaaggggaggaggatgaagaggtGGAAGAAGATGGggaggaagatgaagaagagTATGAACAGGATGAGAGGGatcagaaggaaggaaatgactATGACACACGCAGTGAAGCCAGTGATTCTGATTCTGAATCTGCCTCTTTCACAGATGGGTCAGTCAGATCTGGGTCTGGTTCAGATGCATCAG atgagaaaaagaaggagaggaagagagcgAGAGGTATCTCTCCAATTGTTTTTGACAGAAGTGGCAGTTCTGCATCAGAATCATATGCag accAAACAAGCAAACTTAAATACATTCTCCAAGATGCAAGATTTTTTCTCATCAAGAGTAATAACCATGAAAATGTATCACTTGCTAAGGCAAAG ggAGTATGGTCAACACTTCCAGTGAATGAAAAGAAGCTTAATGCTGCATTTAGATCAGCAAGGAGtgttattttgatattttctgtaaGAGAGAGTGGCAAATTCCAAG GGTTTGCAAGATTGTCTTCAGAGTCCCATCATGGAGGATCACCTATACATtgggtgctgcctgcaggaatgAATGCAAAAATGTTGGGAGGTGTCTTTAAAATTGACTGGATTTGCAG GCGGGAATTGCCGTTCACTAAATCTGCTCACCTGACCAATCCTTGGAACGAACATAAACCAGTAAAGATTGGACGCGATGGACAg GAAATTGAGCCGGAATGTGGAACCCAACTttgtcttctcttccctcctgaTGAAAGTATTGACTTGTATCAAGTCATTCATAAAATGAGGCACAAGAGAAGAATGCACTCACAACCCCGATCAAGAGGACGCCCATCCCGTCGAGACCCCGTTCGGGACGTGGGAAG GCGTCGACCAGAAGATTATGATATTCATaacagcagaaagaaaccaAGGATTGACTATCCCCCTGAGTTTCACCAAAGACCAG GGTATATAAAGGATCCCAGATATCCCGAAGTAGACAG ACGATTTTCAGGAGTTCGAcgagatgtatttttaaatggg TCCTACAATGATTACGTGCGGGAGTTCCACAACATGGGACCACCACCACCATGGCAAGGAATG CCACCATATCCAGGTATGGAGCAACCACCACACCACCCTTACTATCAGCACCATGCACCTCCACCTCAAGCTCACCCTCCATACTCAGGACATCATCCTGTACCCCATGAAGCGAGATACAGAGACAAACGAGTA CACGACTATGACATGAGAGTAGATGACTTCCTTCGCCGCACACAAGCTGTTGTCAGTGGTCGGAGAAGCCGGCCCCGGGAGAGGGACCGAGAGCGGGAGCGCGACCGGCCTCGAGATAATCGGAGAGACAGAGAACGGGACAGAGGCCGTGATcgggaaagggagagagagaggatttGTGACCGGGACAGAGACAGAGGTGAAAGAG TTTCATATGGTTCGATGGGAGAATGCTGCTATCAAGTATGCAAATACTGA
- the YTHDC1 gene encoding YTH domain-containing protein 1 isoform X4 gives MATDGREEKDGELNVLDDILTDAPDQDDELYNPDSEQDKSEKKGSKRKTDRMENAESKRQKPSVHSSRQMMPKPPSSSVSNNKRIVSTKGKLVSEYKTEEYQRSDRNKRPDGDRKMRMSSSSREPYKGQPEKSYMRKRDIDRRAKSSTPDGSERIRHDVDRRPSRSSHSSKEEVNSEEYCSDHETGSSGSSEQGNTENEEEGMEEEEDDEGEEDEEVEEDGEEDEEEYEQDERDQKEGNDYDTRSEASDSDSESASFTDGSVRSGSGSDASDEKKKERKRARGISPIVFDRSGSSASESYADQTSKLKYILQDARFFLIKSNNHENVSLAKAKGVWSTLPVNEKKLNAAFRSARSVILIFSVRESGKFQGFARLSSESHHGGSPIHWVLPAGMNAKMLGGVFKIDWICRRELPFTKSAHLTNPWNEHKPVKIGRDGQEIEPECGTQLCLLFPPDESIDLYQVIHKMRHKRRMHSQPRSRGRPSRRDPVRDVGRRRPEDYDIHNSRKKPRIDYPPEFHQRPGYIKDPRYPEVDRRFSGVRRDVFLNGSYNDYVREFHNMGPPPPWQGMPPYPGMEQPPHHPYYQHHAPPPQAHPPYSGHHPVPHEARYRDKRVHDYDMRVDDFLRRTQAVVSGRRSRPRERDRERERDRPRDNRRDRERDRGRDRERERERICDRDRDRGERGRYRR, from the exons aTGGTGAACTGAATGTTCTGGATGACATTTTGACTGATGCTCCTGACCAGGATGATGAGTTGTATAACCCCGACAGTGAGCAAGacaaaagtgagaaaaagg gatcaaaaagaaaaactgacaggatggaaaatgctgaaagcaAGAGGCAAAAACCTTCTGTGCATTCCTCAAGGCAGATGATGCCAAAGCCTCCCAGTTCATCAGTTAGCAATAACAAGAGAATAGTGAGTACGAAAGGAAAGCTGGTGTCAGAGTACAAGACTGAGGAGTACCAGAGATCTGACAGAAACAAGCGCCCAGATGGTGATCGGAAGATGCGAATGTCAAGCAGTTCCAGGGAACCTTATAAAGGACAACCAGAAAAATCTTACATGAGGAAGAGGGATATTGACAGAAGGGCAAAGTCTTCTACACCGGACGGTTCAGAG AGAATCAGGCATGATGTGGATAGAAGACCAAGCAGATCTAGCCATTCTTCTAAAGAAGAGGTGAACTCTGAGGAATATTGTTCAGATCACGAGACTGGCAGTAGTGGTTCCTCTGAACAAGGCAACACAGAGaatgaggaggaaggaatggaagaagaggaagatgatgaaggggaggaggatgaagaggtGGAAGAAGATGGggaggaagatgaagaagagTATGAACAGGATGAGAGGGatcagaaggaaggaaatgactATGACACACGCAGTGAAGCCAGTGATTCTGATTCTGAATCTGCCTCTTTCACAGATGGGTCAGTCAGATCTGGGTCTGGTTCAGATGCATCAG atgagaaaaagaaggagaggaagagagcgAGAGGTATCTCTCCAATTGTTTTTGACAGAAGTGGCAGTTCTGCATCAGAATCATATGCag accAAACAAGCAAACTTAAATACATTCTCCAAGATGCAAGATTTTTTCTCATCAAGAGTAATAACCATGAAAATGTATCACTTGCTAAGGCAAAG ggAGTATGGTCAACACTTCCAGTGAATGAAAAGAAGCTTAATGCTGCATTTAGATCAGCAAGGAGtgttattttgatattttctgtaaGAGAGAGTGGCAAATTCCAAG GGTTTGCAAGATTGTCTTCAGAGTCCCATCATGGAGGATCACCTATACATtgggtgctgcctgcaggaatgAATGCAAAAATGTTGGGAGGTGTCTTTAAAATTGACTGGATTTGCAG GCGGGAATTGCCGTTCACTAAATCTGCTCACCTGACCAATCCTTGGAACGAACATAAACCAGTAAAGATTGGACGCGATGGACAg GAAATTGAGCCGGAATGTGGAACCCAACTttgtcttctcttccctcctgaTGAAAGTATTGACTTGTATCAAGTCATTCATAAAATGAGGCACAAGAGAAGAATGCACTCACAACCCCGATCAAGAGGACGCCCATCCCGTCGAGACCCCGTTCGGGACGTGGGAAG GCGTCGACCAGAAGATTATGATATTCATaacagcagaaagaaaccaAGGATTGACTATCCCCCTGAGTTTCACCAAAGACCAG GGTATATAAAGGATCCCAGATATCCCGAAGTAGACAG ACGATTTTCAGGAGTTCGAcgagatgtatttttaaatggg TCCTACAATGATTACGTGCGGGAGTTCCACAACATGGGACCACCACCACCATGGCAAGGAATG CCACCATATCCAGGTATGGAGCAACCACCACACCACCCTTACTATCAGCACCATGCACCTCCACCTCAAGCTCACCCTCCATACTCAGGACATCATCCTGTACCCCATGAAGCGAGATACAGAGACAAACGAGTA CACGACTATGACATGAGAGTAGATGACTTCCTTCGCCGCACACAAGCTGTTGTCAGTGGTCGGAGAAGCCGGCCCCGGGAGAGGGACCGAGAGCGGGAGCGCGACCGGCCTCGAGATAATCGGAGAGACAGAGAACGGGACAGAGGCCGTGATcgggaaagggagagagagaggatttGTGACCGGGACAGAGACAGAGGTGAAAGAGGTAGATACCGAAGATAA
- the YTHDC1 gene encoding YTH domain-containing protein 1 isoform X2, whose translation MATDGREEKDGELNVLDDILTDAPDQDDELYNPDSEQDKSEKKGSKRKTDRMENAESKRQKPSVHSSRQMMPKPPSSSVSNNKRIVSTKGKLVSEYKTEEYQRSDRNKRPDGDRKMRMSSSSREPYKGQPEKSYMRKRDIDRRAKSSTPDGSERIRHDVDRRPSRSSHSSKEEVNSEEYCSDHETGSSGSSEQGNTENEEEGMEEEEDDEGEEDEEVEEDGEEDEEEYEQDERDQKEGNDYDTRSEASDSDSESASFTDGSVRSGSGSDASDEKKKERKRARGISPIVFDRSGSSASESYAGSEKKHEKLSSSVRAVQKDQTSKLKYILQDARFFLIKSNNHENVSLAKAKGVWSTLPVNEKKLNAAFRSARSVILIFSVRESGKFQGFARLSSESHHGGSPIHWVLPAGMNAKMLGGVFKIDWICRRELPFTKSAHLTNPWNEHKPVKIGRDGQEIEPECGTQLCLLFPPDESIDLYQVIHKMRHKRRMHSQPRSRGRPSRRDPVRDVGRRRPEDYDIHNSRKKPRIDYPPEFHQRPGYIKDPRYPEVDRRFSGVRRDVFLNGSYNDYVREFHNMGPPPPWQGMPPYPGMEQPPHHPYYQHHAPPPQAHPPYSGHHPVPHEARYRDKRVHDYDMRVDDFLRRTQAVVSGRRSRPRERDRERERDRPRDNRRDRERDRGRDRERERERICDRDRDRGERGRYRR comes from the exons aTGGTGAACTGAATGTTCTGGATGACATTTTGACTGATGCTCCTGACCAGGATGATGAGTTGTATAACCCCGACAGTGAGCAAGacaaaagtgagaaaaagg gatcaaaaagaaaaactgacaggatggaaaatgctgaaagcaAGAGGCAAAAACCTTCTGTGCATTCCTCAAGGCAGATGATGCCAAAGCCTCCCAGTTCATCAGTTAGCAATAACAAGAGAATAGTGAGTACGAAAGGAAAGCTGGTGTCAGAGTACAAGACTGAGGAGTACCAGAGATCTGACAGAAACAAGCGCCCAGATGGTGATCGGAAGATGCGAATGTCAAGCAGTTCCAGGGAACCTTATAAAGGACAACCAGAAAAATCTTACATGAGGAAGAGGGATATTGACAGAAGGGCAAAGTCTTCTACACCGGACGGTTCAGAG AGAATCAGGCATGATGTGGATAGAAGACCAAGCAGATCTAGCCATTCTTCTAAAGAAGAGGTGAACTCTGAGGAATATTGTTCAGATCACGAGACTGGCAGTAGTGGTTCCTCTGAACAAGGCAACACAGAGaatgaggaggaaggaatggaagaagaggaagatgatgaaggggaggaggatgaagaggtGGAAGAAGATGGggaggaagatgaagaagagTATGAACAGGATGAGAGGGatcagaaggaaggaaatgactATGACACACGCAGTGAAGCCAGTGATTCTGATTCTGAATCTGCCTCTTTCACAGATGGGTCAGTCAGATCTGGGTCTGGTTCAGATGCATCAG atgagaaaaagaaggagaggaagagagcgAGAGGTATCTCTCCAATTGTTTTTGACAGAAGTGGCAGTTCTGCATCAGAATCATATGCag GTTCAGAAAAGAAGCATGAGAAATTATCATCTTCCGTTCGTGCTGTCCAAAAAG accAAACAAGCAAACTTAAATACATTCTCCAAGATGCAAGATTTTTTCTCATCAAGAGTAATAACCATGAAAATGTATCACTTGCTAAGGCAAAG ggAGTATGGTCAACACTTCCAGTGAATGAAAAGAAGCTTAATGCTGCATTTAGATCAGCAAGGAGtgttattttgatattttctgtaaGAGAGAGTGGCAAATTCCAAG GGTTTGCAAGATTGTCTTCAGAGTCCCATCATGGAGGATCACCTATACATtgggtgctgcctgcaggaatgAATGCAAAAATGTTGGGAGGTGTCTTTAAAATTGACTGGATTTGCAG GCGGGAATTGCCGTTCACTAAATCTGCTCACCTGACCAATCCTTGGAACGAACATAAACCAGTAAAGATTGGACGCGATGGACAg GAAATTGAGCCGGAATGTGGAACCCAACTttgtcttctcttccctcctgaTGAAAGTATTGACTTGTATCAAGTCATTCATAAAATGAGGCACAAGAGAAGAATGCACTCACAACCCCGATCAAGAGGACGCCCATCCCGTCGAGACCCCGTTCGGGACGTGGGAAG GCGTCGACCAGAAGATTATGATATTCATaacagcagaaagaaaccaAGGATTGACTATCCCCCTGAGTTTCACCAAAGACCAG GGTATATAAAGGATCCCAGATATCCCGAAGTAGACAG ACGATTTTCAGGAGTTCGAcgagatgtatttttaaatggg TCCTACAATGATTACGTGCGGGAGTTCCACAACATGGGACCACCACCACCATGGCAAGGAATG CCACCATATCCAGGTATGGAGCAACCACCACACCACCCTTACTATCAGCACCATGCACCTCCACCTCAAGCTCACCCTCCATACTCAGGACATCATCCTGTACCCCATGAAGCGAGATACAGAGACAAACGAGTA CACGACTATGACATGAGAGTAGATGACTTCCTTCGCCGCACACAAGCTGTTGTCAGTGGTCGGAGAAGCCGGCCCCGGGAGAGGGACCGAGAGCGGGAGCGCGACCGGCCTCGAGATAATCGGAGAGACAGAGAACGGGACAGAGGCCGTGATcgggaaagggagagagagaggatttGTGACCGGGACAGAGACAGAGGTGAAAGAGGTAGATACCGAAGATAA
- the YTHDC1 gene encoding YTH domain-containing protein 1 isoform X1, giving the protein MATDGREEKDGELNVLDDILTDAPDQDDELYNPDSEQDKSEKKGSKRKTDRMENAESKRQKPSVHSSRQMMPKPPSSSVSNNKRIVSTKGKLVSEYKTEEYQRSDRNKRPDGDRKMRMSSSSREPYKGQPEKSYMRKRDIDRRAKSSTPDGSERIRHDVDRRPSRSSHSSKEEVNSEEYCSDHETGSSGSSEQGNTENEEEGMEEEEDDEGEEDEEVEEDGEEDEEEYEQDERDQKEGNDYDTRSEASDSDSESASFTDGSVRSGSGSDASDEKKKERKRARGISPIVFDRSGSSASESYAGSEKKHEKLSSSVRAVQKDQTSKLKYILQDARFFLIKSNNHENVSLAKAKGVWSTLPVNEKKLNAAFRSARSVILIFSVRESGKFQGFARLSSESHHGGSPIHWVLPAGMNAKMLGGVFKIDWICRRELPFTKSAHLTNPWNEHKPVKIGRDGQEIEPECGTQLCLLFPPDESIDLYQVIHKMRHKRRMHSQPRSRGRPSRRDPVRDVGRRRPEDYDIHNSRKKPRIDYPPEFHQRPGYIKDPRYPEVDRRFSGVRRDVFLNGSYNDYVREFHNMGPPPPWQGMPPYPGMEQPPHHPYYQHHAPPPQAHPPYSGHHPVPHEARYRDKRVHDYDMRVDDFLRRTQAVVSGRRSRPRERDRERERDRPRDNRRDRERDRGRDRERERERICDRDRDRGERVSYGSMGECCYQVCKY; this is encoded by the exons aTGGTGAACTGAATGTTCTGGATGACATTTTGACTGATGCTCCTGACCAGGATGATGAGTTGTATAACCCCGACAGTGAGCAAGacaaaagtgagaaaaagg gatcaaaaagaaaaactgacaggatggaaaatgctgaaagcaAGAGGCAAAAACCTTCTGTGCATTCCTCAAGGCAGATGATGCCAAAGCCTCCCAGTTCATCAGTTAGCAATAACAAGAGAATAGTGAGTACGAAAGGAAAGCTGGTGTCAGAGTACAAGACTGAGGAGTACCAGAGATCTGACAGAAACAAGCGCCCAGATGGTGATCGGAAGATGCGAATGTCAAGCAGTTCCAGGGAACCTTATAAAGGACAACCAGAAAAATCTTACATGAGGAAGAGGGATATTGACAGAAGGGCAAAGTCTTCTACACCGGACGGTTCAGAG AGAATCAGGCATGATGTGGATAGAAGACCAAGCAGATCTAGCCATTCTTCTAAAGAAGAGGTGAACTCTGAGGAATATTGTTCAGATCACGAGACTGGCAGTAGTGGTTCCTCTGAACAAGGCAACACAGAGaatgaggaggaaggaatggaagaagaggaagatgatgaaggggaggaggatgaagaggtGGAAGAAGATGGggaggaagatgaagaagagTATGAACAGGATGAGAGGGatcagaaggaaggaaatgactATGACACACGCAGTGAAGCCAGTGATTCTGATTCTGAATCTGCCTCTTTCACAGATGGGTCAGTCAGATCTGGGTCTGGTTCAGATGCATCAG atgagaaaaagaaggagaggaagagagcgAGAGGTATCTCTCCAATTGTTTTTGACAGAAGTGGCAGTTCTGCATCAGAATCATATGCag GTTCAGAAAAGAAGCATGAGAAATTATCATCTTCCGTTCGTGCTGTCCAAAAAG accAAACAAGCAAACTTAAATACATTCTCCAAGATGCAAGATTTTTTCTCATCAAGAGTAATAACCATGAAAATGTATCACTTGCTAAGGCAAAG ggAGTATGGTCAACACTTCCAGTGAATGAAAAGAAGCTTAATGCTGCATTTAGATCAGCAAGGAGtgttattttgatattttctgtaaGAGAGAGTGGCAAATTCCAAG GGTTTGCAAGATTGTCTTCAGAGTCCCATCATGGAGGATCACCTATACATtgggtgctgcctgcaggaatgAATGCAAAAATGTTGGGAGGTGTCTTTAAAATTGACTGGATTTGCAG GCGGGAATTGCCGTTCACTAAATCTGCTCACCTGACCAATCCTTGGAACGAACATAAACCAGTAAAGATTGGACGCGATGGACAg GAAATTGAGCCGGAATGTGGAACCCAACTttgtcttctcttccctcctgaTGAAAGTATTGACTTGTATCAAGTCATTCATAAAATGAGGCACAAGAGAAGAATGCACTCACAACCCCGATCAAGAGGACGCCCATCCCGTCGAGACCCCGTTCGGGACGTGGGAAG GCGTCGACCAGAAGATTATGATATTCATaacagcagaaagaaaccaAGGATTGACTATCCCCCTGAGTTTCACCAAAGACCAG GGTATATAAAGGATCCCAGATATCCCGAAGTAGACAG ACGATTTTCAGGAGTTCGAcgagatgtatttttaaatggg TCCTACAATGATTACGTGCGGGAGTTCCACAACATGGGACCACCACCACCATGGCAAGGAATG CCACCATATCCAGGTATGGAGCAACCACCACACCACCCTTACTATCAGCACCATGCACCTCCACCTCAAGCTCACCCTCCATACTCAGGACATCATCCTGTACCCCATGAAGCGAGATACAGAGACAAACGAGTA CACGACTATGACATGAGAGTAGATGACTTCCTTCGCCGCACACAAGCTGTTGTCAGTGGTCGGAGAAGCCGGCCCCGGGAGAGGGACCGAGAGCGGGAGCGCGACCGGCCTCGAGATAATCGGAGAGACAGAGAACGGGACAGAGGCCGTGATcgggaaagggagagagagaggatttGTGACCGGGACAGAGACAGAGGTGAAAGAG TTTCATATGGTTCGATGGGAGAATGCTGCTATCAAGTATGCAAATACTGA